The nucleotide window tttctaatggagaaactagtggaattgaaggaggaaatagacagtaaaactatactagtgggagacctgaacctaccactatcaaatttagataaatcaaattaaaaaaataaacaagaaagaagtaaaagatgtgaatgaaatcttagaaaaattaagagttaatagatatatggagaaaaataaatagggacaaaaaggaatacaccttcttttcagcagcacatggcacattcacaaagattgaccatatatactaggtcataaaaacatggtatacagctgcagaaaagcagaaataataaatgcaacattttcagatcataaggcaataaaaataatgaccagtaagggtatatggagagccaaatcaaaaattaattggaaattaaataatatgattctccaaaatcaactagtcagagaacaaatcatagaaacataatttcattgaagaaaatgacaatgatgagacatcctttcaaactctatgggatgcagccaaagcagtactcaggggaaaatttatatccttgagttcatatattaacaaatcagggagggcagaggtcaatgaattggatatgcaaatcaaaaaacttgaaagtgaacaaattaaaaactctcagaagaaaaccaaattagagatcctaaaaattaagggagaaataaatcaaaataaaataaaataaacacaataaaatcaaaagtgatagaactattgaactaatagactagaagctggtattttgaaaaaacaaacaaaatagacaaagtattggtcaatctaataaaaaagcggaaagaggaaaaccaaattaaggGTATCAttgatggaaagggagaactcacctccaatggagagaaaattaaggcaatcattaaaaactattttgctcaattatatggcaataaatatgccaatctaggtgatatagatgaatatttacaaaaatataaattgcctagattaacagaagaagaaatagaattcttaaataatcccatatcagaaaaagaaattgaacaggtcatTAATAAACTTCccaagaaaaaaaccccagggcctgatggattcacaagtgaattctatcaaacattcaaagaatagctaattccaatactatacaaactatctgacataataagcaaagagggaattctaccaaattcattttatgacacaactatggtactgatcccaaagccaggcaggccaaaaatggagaaagaaaactatagaccaatgtccttaatgaatatagaagcaaaaatcttaaacaggatactagcaaaaagacgccAGCAAGTCATCaggaaggttattcactatgatgaggtgggatttataccaggaatgcaaggatggttcaatatcaggaaaatcatccacataattgaccacatcaacaagcaaaccaacaaaaatcacatgattatctaaatagatgcagaaaaagcttttgctAAAATACAattctcattcctattgaaaacactagaaagtataggaatagaagggtctttcctaaaaataataaacagtaaaaccatcagctgatatcatctgcaatgtggataaactagatgcattcccaataagatcaggagtgaaacaaggatgcccattatcacctttattattcaacattgtactagaaacgccagcagtagcaattggagaagaaaaagagattgaaggtattaaaattggcaatgaggagaccaagctgtcactctttgcggatgatatgatgatttacttaaagaatcctagggaatcaaccaaaaaagctaatcgaaataattaacaacttcagcaaagttgcaggatacaaaataaacccacataagtcatcagcatttctatatatctccaacccagttcagcagcaagaattagaaagagaaattccatttaaagtcacccgagacaaaataaaatactcaggaatctatctgccgagacaaacacaggaactatatgaacacaactacaaaatactctccacacaattaaaactagatctaaacaattggaaaaacattgattgctcatagataggatgaactaacataataaaaatgaccatctgacccaaacttatctatttagtgccatacccattgaacttccaaaaaacttttttactgaattagaaaataccataacaaaattcatttagaagaacaaaagatcaaggatatccagggaaataatgaaaaaaaatataaaggaagggggtcttgcagtcccagatctcagactatattataaagcagcggtcatcaaaacaatttggtactggctaagagacagaaaggaggatcagtggaatagtcttggggaaagtgacctcaagcaagacagtctatgacaaacccaaagatcccagcttttgggacaaaaatccactatttgataaaaactactggggaaattggaagacagtgtgggagatattaggtttggatcaacatctcacaccccacaccaaaataaacttagactgggtgaacgacttgaatgtaaagaaggaaaccataaataaattaggtgaacacagaataatatacatgtcagacctttaggaagggaaagattttaaaaccaagcaagacttagaaagagtcacaaaatataaaataattttgactacattaaattaaaaagtttctgtgcaaacaaaaccaatgcaaccaaaattagaagagaagcaacaaattggggaaaaaaatcttcataaaaaaaaccctgacaaaggtctaattactcaaatttataaagagctaaaccagttgtacaaaaaatcaagccattccccaattgataaatgggcaaggcacatgaataggtaattttcagataaagaaatcaaaactattaataagcacatgaaaaagtgctctaaatctctcataatcagagagatgcaaatcaaaacaactctgaggtatcacctcacacctaacagattgattaacatgacagcaaaagaaagtaatgaatgttggaggggatgtggcaaagtgcccaaagagctataaaagaatgtctgccctttgatccagcaatagtactgctgggtttgtaccccaaagagataataaggaaaaagacttgcacaaaaatattcatagctgcactctttgtggtggtaaaaaattggaaaatgaggggatgcccttcaattggggaatggctgaacaaattgtggtatatgttggtgatggaatactattgtgctcaaaggcatgataaagtggaggaattccacggggagtggaacaacctccaggaattgatgcatagcgaaaggagtagaaccaggagaacattgtacacagaaactgatacattgtggtacaatcgaaagcaatagacttctccattagtgtcaatgcaatgtccctgaaaaatctgccagggtctatgagaaaaaacactatccacacacagaggaaaaaccgtgggagtaaaaacaccaaggaaaggcaactgcttgactacaggggccgaggtgatatgattggggaagtagactctaaatgaacatcctagtgcaaatacaaacaacatggaaatccgTTTGGATGAAGGACACAAGTGGAATcccgcattggctatgggaggggtggcaggaggggaaggaggaaaagaaaattatttgtatccaagaaataatgtttgaaattaaccaagtaaaataatgtttaaaagtccatagtatataaaatagatatctaTCCTTGCATTAGCAGACgttctagataaaaaaaaaatttctatttggTTATTATCATATACTAGCTTATTTTTAATACTACAAAATATCCCATTTTCTTCTTGTAAGTGACCTCACACTTTGAcacctagggatttttttttgaatGGCCTTGTGATAAAGCAAAAACTGAAGCTGTAATTGATCAGAGGCAGTATATGAACTGGGGAGTCACACATCCTGGATAGTCATATGATGTTAAATGAGGTCATATGACTCCCATGTAGggttctctttcctcatctaaaaaataatgataacactTGCTCTAACTGGTCtaaataaagattaatttttcATATAGTAGAAAGGTAGCTACTATAGATCAATCACTTGAACTAgagtttttccttttcaaaaggcATAATTCCACAAAATGACCCTGTTTTTagattcaattttttattttaatttttattacaaataCTTCAAAACAAGACTAGAAATGAAagtccctgaaaaaaaaaagacattcatgataaaaaaaagttaaatgttaACATTATTTCTAAGAAACCAACATTTAACATAAAAGCCTAGAAATATAAGCATTGTTTTCTATAAGCTGATTGGTTGTTTCTCTCCTTTCGAAGGCCTTATTATTCATAGGCACAATAATGATAACTGGAAAACATAGGCATATTTGTGTATGATACTGTAAATCTTTTTAAAGTTATCGTCCTGAAACCTCGAGTCTTGGGAGCCTAGCTTATAGACAATATTTTAAGGAAGCACAAGAAGTCACTATCAGAACCAGAGTGAGTCAGttggaaagggaccttagaagccttTAGACTTACTCATAACTAAATGTGAATTCCTGCTACAAGTTGTCCATGCAATCCTGGTTTTAGATCCAGTCTACCTATCTATAAACAACCTATTCCACTTTTTGGACAGTTCTTTTTGCTTTGTGGAACCCAAGACTTCCATGCTTTGAAGTTTGAAAACCAATTTTAAAAATGGTACTGGTTCCTTTGTTAGTACAACTTTCAGTTATAATTTAATACTTTAGTCTttttgtcaactttttttttgtctcacaCCAAATACTAGTTTGGTGTTAAGAGGGCTCCTAGGTGCTGTGAAACTGTTCTGTTTTTGAATAACATATAAAACAGCCCTGTCAGTATTTTGTGACTGCTTGAGGATTTTCTCTCTCCAGCCCTAGAGAAACTATTTTGCCTATCCACATTCCATTAGAAGTTTCAATCAGTTAAGATAGTTTCCATTTCCCACTTGAAAACTGTTGAAAAAACATAATTTGCATTTCAAAAATTGATAGCAAGACCATTAACCAGGAGTATCATTTGCAAAGCttttgatatgaaaaaaaaagatgagcttttttctttttttaaagtaaaaatataccGAGTCATAGATAGGGAATATAGAAATACAATCTTGTATTCATGTGATATTTCCATTTGGTCTATGTTTAAATTGAATATTCaacaaaagaataaagagaaaggaatggaatagaGAAACTGACAAAAGTCAGTCAAGAAAATACATCTCAAAATATAATTGAACTCAAAGGCCAGTACATTTCAAGTTATACTTCTTAAATAGGACTATTGCAAAGGAGTTATATTCTTACCTCACCTAAAAATCATCTAAAAGggaactgaggtttagagaagttGACTTGGAAGTCTCCTTCCCAAATCTGTCTTTCAATCTGAGACCATGTTTTTCAGGCTCCCACAGACAACCTCTCCAACTCCCATATGATCTTAGCTTCCCAGTTACTAAGTAATTTAGTAAATGCTTTCTCTCAATAGGTCATATAGTTCTGGATTTTCTGGCCCAGAAAAGGAAGTAGATTCTAAAACTAAGAATACTTTTGTTTGGATCCTTAACATTTATACCCGAGGACATCCTTGGCATGTGCTGTCTGAGAAACTAGTTTCCAAGTACCCAGATGGCCGAGACGGCTAGCTTTTTAGACTAAGGAAATAAATCTTGCAGGTTTTCTAACTAGAACTTCTGGAAGCACAGTTTCCTAACTCTCAAACAGCTCAGGGTGTCCTTTGCTTTACCGTATACATTTTGGTCCTTAACCTTAAGTCCTCCCACTGTAGTCAGGATGCAAAGGTTCACCGAGTTTCCAACTTCCCCTCCCTTGCCCATGCTTTCTGTGTTGCTGGATCTTAAATGATCCCCTGGCTGACTGCTAGAGGATTTTGTTTGATGCTGATGAGGcagttgtaaaatgctttgcaagctTTGAAGCCCTAGAGATGCACATAAGATAGCTATTAGCACTAGGCTGCCAAGCTAATGATCATCCCTCAGTTCTGGCCCGGTCCCGCAGCCACCCTGGCTCTACCTGTGTTAGTCCATCTCCCGGGGTCGCCCCGCCCTTAGCTCAGGGGGGCCGCGGGAAACGGCGAATTGGTCTCCTGAAGGGTCCCGGGCACCCCCCTTCCCGCCCCCGGAAAGAAGCCGCATGGGAGGCGGTAGCGGTGTGGTCCAGGCCGCCACACAAAGGGGAACCCTTCCCTTGGCGGGAGCTCGGAGGCCAGGTGTCGCCCGTCATTCCCGGGCGAAGAGGAGGACGGGAGTTGGGGGAAACGCAGACAGGGAAGACTGACGGGCGTGGGCATCCTCGGCATGGGGGAGACCTGAGAAGgtgacagaggagggagaaaagtctGACTCATGTAGTGGCGAGGGACTCCTGGGAAGCTATGCTCGTGATGCGCCCGCTGCGCCGCGCGGCACAGTGGAGAAAAGTCCCATTCTACCAGGGCCCGCTTTAGGCACATGGCCCCGCGGcccgcccctcccctccccccggcACTGCAGAGGgcgcccctcccccctcccccggcTTCGGGGCACGTGCACGCGCTCACACGCCCCAAGCGCAAAGGGAGCGAGGACACACCTCACCCGCTCGCGCCCGCGCCCGTCTCTCTCTTTtcatgccccaccccaccccatacTGGCAACATCACGCTGTCCACCCCGGATTCGCTCCCCGATCTAGAAGTCCCCGCCCCCACCGCGCCGGCGCCTGGGCACCCGACTCCAGACTTCGGTAGTTTCCGTCCAGGGCACCCGAGCTCAGCGACGGCGGCGGGTCCCCGAACGCCGCCTCTCCATCTCCGCCCAGCCCCGCCCCTTCTCCCCGCCAGGCGAGGCTTTATGTCTGCGGTGCCAGAGCGCCTGCGCAGACGCCATCTTCCCTGGCCCCCTCCCCCGGCCGccgctgcctcctcctcctcctcttcttacCGCCGGACGCTCCTCCTTCTTCTGCGCCCGGGCTCGGGAGCCCGTCCCTCTTCTGCCAATGCCGTGAGAGACAGTCGGGGAGACGGCGTAGCCGGGGCAGCCGGAGGAGAGTACTCTTAACAACCCCCCCCAGCcgccccctccccaacccccctccCCGGCGCACCCGACACCTTTTCCCCTGTCCGCgatccctcctccccttcccccagccgCCCCCTCCTCCTGCTCCATTGAGAGGCGCCTGTCCGTCCGTCGGGAGCCCCGGCCCCGGCGAAGCCGCCGCGGAGAAGAACCTCACGCCCCCTGGCTGCTGCCCCGGCGCCGGGAGgacctgcctgcctgcctcttcttcttcctccccgaGGGCCGAGGACTGTGTGCCGCCGGGTTGCGCCCGCAGCCCTCCGCCATCCCGGAGGGAGGAAGATGTTGGGGTTCCGCGGCTGCCAGTGATGGAGCGGTCCCTGGGCTCTCACAGCCGCTGCTGCCCCCGCCCCCGCCCGCCCGGCCACCGCTGTTCCTGCCACCGTCGCCGCCGCCGCCCCCCGACTGGGTGCGAGGATCGTACGTATTTCCCCctccactccccctccccccttaccgGCCTCCCCCCGGGCTGCAGCAGCAGCTGCAGCCGCCGCCCCCCTcgatctctccttccttcccggCCCCGGCCGGCCGGTCGGCTCCAGGTCTGGTGCCTTCGAAGCCTCGGGGTCTTCGCTTGAGCAGCGGCGGCTGCGGTGCCTCCCGCAGCAGCCTCGATccgaggggtgggggaggggggagggggaggcgaAGACGCCGGGCTTTTAGCTGCACCGGCTTGGCCCCCGGGCGTGCCTTTCCTGGGGCAGCTCTTTAGGGTTGGGGCGGGGGGGGGCGGTGAGGAAggagttggggagggggagggggaggtccgtgctggggcgggggggggggggacgcaGTGGAGAGTGTTGCtgctgcagcagcagcaggagggggcggcggcggtggtggtggtggtggtggcggtggtaGTGGTGGTTTCCAAGTTGGCCGGATAACGTgggcatttctctctctcccccctcccctcttcttcagtCTGCCTGCCTCCTTCCtctatctcccccccccaccccctcctcccctAGTGAAGCGGACTGTATAAAAGGGGGTGGAGAGGACCAGAAGGAAAAGTGAATGGCCGAGGACTGATAGTGTCACCCCTTCCCCCATTTTTGCCTTGTTCACTCTCATTCATCCCCCTTGCTGAGCCCGAAGGCCCCGGCGGCGGCCGCAGCGAAGGAGGAGGAGCGGGGACCGTGCCTCAGGCTCTTGCGCCGTGAACACAAAGATCCCTGTGCGGGGCGCAGACACAATGCACCAGCCGCCCGAGGCCAcggctgccgccgccgccgccgccgcagaCCTTGGGGCTCGGAAGATGGCGCACCCAGCCGCGGTCCCTCGAaggggcagcagcagcagcagcggcggcggcggcggcggcagcggcggctcAGCCCCCTTGAGCGCCGCGGGCCCCGGCGTGGGCAGCCACGCCGCCCCGACCGAGGACTACGCGCGGGAGGCATCGCTTCCCGGGGCGGCGGCCGGGGGGCCGGCGCCGCCGCCGCCCCCGCAGAGCCTCCACCTCCTCTCGCAGGCCCCTTCGCTCCCCGCACCGCCCGGCGGGGcacagatgaagaagaagagcGGCTTCCAGATCACGAGCGTGACACCGGCTCAGATCTCTGCCAGCATCAGCTCCAACAACAGCATAGCAGAGGACACCGAGAGCTACGATGACCTGGACGAGTCCCACACGGAGGACCTGTCCTCCTCCGAGATCCTGGATGTGTCACTCTCCAGGGCCACCGACTTGGGGGAACCTGAACGGAGCTCCTCCGAGGAGACTctgaacaacttccaggaagccGAGACGCCCGGGGCGGTCTCTCCCAACCAGCCCCACCTTCCGCAGCATCATTTACCTCACCACCCCCCCCAGAACGTCGTGATCAATGGCAGCGCCCATCCACACCAtctccatcaccaccaccaccaccatggcCACCACCTGCACCACGGCCACCACCACCCGTCCCATGCCGGTGTGgtcagcgctgcagcctccggaGGGCCCCCCCCAAGCCCCGTAGCCAGGAAACTCTCCACAGCTGGGAGCTCCGACAGCGTGCTTCCAGCTGCACCACCTTCTGCTGCATCTGCAGCCGGCACACCTGCATCTCTAATGACTAATGTCCGCAATCCGAGTACCCCTGGCAGTCTAGGCATAAATCCTATTGCTGGCACTGGTACAATAAACAATGTGAACGTTTCTGCTGGGGGCAGTGTTAATCCTAATGTGACAAACAGCATGCCTGGCAATGCGAATGTCCCCTCCAGTACCATCCCCAGTACCTCTGGGGGGAGCGCCTTGCCTGTGGCCGGCAGCAGTGTTAATGTGAATATCCTCAGTGGCATGGGCAACGGGACCACCGCCTCTGTGAGCAGCGCCCCTGCTCAGGCCACCGCAATGGCTGTGGGTTCAGCTGGTTCAGCTCAGCAGCAGCCCCCTGCAGCTGGCACGTCCAGGTTTAGAGTTGTGAAATTAGATTCTAGTTCTGAACCCTTTAAAAAGGGGAGATGGACTTGCACAGAattctatgaaaaagaaaataccgCAACAGCCACTGAAGGAGGAGCAGTAAACAAAGTGGTGGAGACAGTAAGACAGAACCCGGTGGAAGGGGCTTCTGAGAGGGAGAGCACTAGTGGCAGTTCCGTTAGCAGTACCGTGAGCACATTAAGCCACTACACGGAGAGTGTGGGCAGCGGAGAGATGGGGGCTCCTACTGTGGTCCCGCAGCAAGGCCTCCCTGTCCCGGCAGCCCCCCAGCCAGGGGATTTTAGTAGTAGTGCTGGTGCCCAGGCTGGGTCAGCAGGGGGCTTGCCCCAGAGTATTTCTCAGTCACAGATTGCCCCGGTACAGTTGCATTCTCAAGAGCTGAATTATACCCCGCAGAAGCAAGGAGGTCAGCCTCCTCTACAGGCCAGTATAAGTGCTGCCACTGGCCTTCAGTCACCCCCAGTTAACCTCATGGCTGTCCCCCCACCCTTAGGCCAGCAGCCTCCTGTTTCCAGCTTGGCCCAGCCCCACTTGTCCTATTCTCAATCAGCCCCTCTGGTGCAGACCCCTCTGCCTGTTGTAGCACCACCACAGTTACAGTACGGACAGCAGCAACAGACTGTTGCCACCCAGGTGGCCCCAGGCCATGTTCAGTCAGTAAGTCAGAATCCTGTCCCTGCCTCTATACCAGAGTATGTTCAGCATCAACAAGTTCTGCAAACGCCAGTGCCCTCTCTTCCCCCAAACTCTGCAGGAGTGGGAGCTGCTCCAGCCATGCCAGTTGGGCAGCCCCAGAGCATTCAGCCTTCCGTGCAGTCCACAGCAGTTCAGGCCCAACCTGCAGGGGCGCCAAGCCAGCCTCTTGGACATGGCCAACCAGCGATGCCTCCCATAGCTGCCAGTGGTCAAGTTCTGAATGTTGGTCAGCCAGTGAACATACAACCGGCCACAACCCAGGTGACAGCCTCTCTTGTTCAGCAGAGCGCCACTCCGCCTTCCCAGGTGGTTCCGCCTTCCCAGCCTGGGATCATTCAGGGAATTCAGGCCAGTACTTCCAGCCTTCCTCAACAGCTGGTCATTGCACCTCAGAGTAACTTGGTAACTGTGCAGCCCCAGGTTCAAGGAGCAGAATCTATAGCTCAAGGAATAACGAGTCAGCAGTTGCCTCCAGTTAGCCCATTACCTACTGCCAGCAGTGTCCCTGCTGCAAATCAAGTTGGATCAGCTGTTCCCCCTGGAATATCAGCTGCTCCTACAAACTTGGGTCCACCTCAGAACATAGCACAAACTTCAGCTATACAGAATGGGAATTTGGTTCAGAGTGTCAGTCAGCCTCCCTTGGTAGCAACTAACATAAATTTGCCTGTGACACAGCAGATCCCTCTAAGTTCTACTCAGTTCCCCACACAGTCACTAACTCAGTCCATTGGAAGTCAAAGTGAAGAAGCCAGGCAATCCGTGGAACACTCGCTAGTTGGCGGACCTCAGACTCTCAGTGGGGAGAGCAGTGGGGGCCTGGCCTCAGGCTCTGATGGCAGTGGAGGCGCCCTGGCAGCTTCGGGTTCGGCTTCCCTTTTCCCGTTGAAGGTGCTGCCATTGACCACACCCCTCGTTGATGGCGAGGATGAGAGGTAAGACCATACCCTGTGTCTGCAGAGATGAATAGCAGATTGGCAGCTGATCTTTTAGCTAGCTTTTTAGTTTACGTAGTTGCAGCATTTTCAGTAGCTGTaaacttatatttttaaagttattttcagaTTAATAGTATTTTTTCTAGAATGAGTAATACTGATGGTTTCAGAATACCCATAAAGTCTTAAGTTTAATATTTGTGAACATTAATTACTCTTAGCACAGTTGTTTGGGATTATTCACCACTAGAGATTAGTAAAGTTGGACGTGACTGGTTTGTCTTATTAAAACAATTTATTAGCCCTAACTAATGAATAGAGCTTAATTCTTGAAAAATTCAGTCCTTTAATCTCCATTTTAGTAAATACCTTTTTTCAAGTCATTGAAGCCCATTGGTTATTTCCTTGTGTAATGGGGGCAAAATTTTTTCCTTGGGCTAGAAAAACTAGATcatcccctctccccaccttttCTAAAGCATTTGATTTTATAGCCTGTGGAAGATAGTGTTAACCAATTGCTACCACATTGAGATTATTGGGAAAGGTTATGTAATCCGAGTTAAGTTTACTAATGCTCTAGTACTTCTGTGAACCTAAATAACAAttaaacattttgattttcaaCTGACAACAAACTTTTTGTAGTTAATggaatgaaaacatttttcacactGTCATGCTATTTCTGCATATTTTATCAagatattaacattttaaataaattgttgTTTAGTATCAGATGTACTTTAACAATTTTTGTAATATTGCTTCATGTTAATTTCCATtaagattcttcttttttttccttgcccAGGAGTAGGCCATGATGGCAGCCATTTTAGAATAAGGTATTGGGTTTGATAGAAACTCTAGAGGTATGGAgatgtgatgacaaagaattccTTCCTCATACTTCTTTTCCTCCACATGCTCCCTTcaccacacacacaaaataatagAGAACCTAAAGTAATATTCTTAAACAAATATCCTCTCAAATAGATTAGTAATGGTACACATACATTGTTGATATGGGATCAAATTTGAGACTAGCTGAAGTGAAAAAGCTGAAACTTCCCTGACAGTTTTGCTGTAGGTGAAAATATGAATTGATTTTCAGGGAATTCCCATTTGTGGATAGCAGGGATTTGTGAATTTGTGAATAAGATCCTGGGAAAGGGGCTATAGCACTGACCCTTTGAAGAAGCTTACCACTTGAGTTCCATCCATGTTAGTTAAATTTTTAAGACATTTGTGACTTCAACTTGGCTTTAAGCCCATTGAGATATATTATATGACTCTTTTATACTCATAGCTTTTAATTTGGGCAAATTGAGAAGATGATAAAATCAGCAGTCTAGTGAAAAGTAAGGCCAGGTGAGGTTCTCGTGCTACATTTAAGGTGGTGTTCCAAATATAGATGAGAGATACATAGATAGTTGGTAAATATCTTTGtgctaatttttttaatgtcaaaaatgttattagtttccatttctaattagGAATAACTTTTAACATTTTGGGAATGGAAGTTGTATAATTGGATTTTCTCTTTTTGCCTAATAAAACTGCAACCTTAAAGGTCGTATTTGTGGAGGcaattccattataattattgttaGTCCTTTAAGTTTACCCATAATTTTTACCATAATCTAGGACTCTCGTTTAGTTTTCAACCCCAAAAAAGTTATTAGCCTTAAGTGTATTCCAAATCCTTAGAGGTAGTAACAATTTACTTATATGAAGTCAATCTTC belongs to Monodelphis domestica isolate mMonDom1 chromosome 8, mMonDom1.pri, whole genome shotgun sequence and includes:
- the TSC22D1 gene encoding TSC22 domain family protein 1 isoform X4 translates to MHQPPEATAAAAAAAADLGARKMAHPAAVPRRGSSSSSGGGGGGSGGSAPLSAAGPGVGSHAAPTEDYAREASLPGAAAGGPAPPPPPQSLHLLSQAPSLPAPPGGAQMKKKSGFQITSVTPAQISASISSNNSIAEDTESYDDLDESHTEDLSSSEILDVSLSRATDLGEPERSSSEETLNNFQEAETPGAVSPNQPHLPQHHLPHHPPQNVVINGSAHPHHLHHHHHHHGHHLHHGHHHPSHAGVVSAAASGGPPPSPVARKLSTAGSSDSVLPAAPPSAASAAGTPASLMTNVRNPSTPGSLGINPIAGTGTINNVNVSAGGSVNPNVTNSMPGNANVPSSTIPSTSGGSALPVAGSSVNVNILSGMGNGTTASVSSAPAQATAMAVGSAGSAQQQPPAAGTSRFRVVKLDSSSEPFKKGRWTCTEFYEKENTATATEGGAVNKVVETVRQNPVEGASERESTSGSSVSSTVSTLSHYTESVGSGEMGAPTVVPQQGLPVPAAPQPGDFSSSAGAQAGSAGGLPQSISQSQIAPVQLHSQELNYTPQKQGGQPPLQASISAATGLQSPPVNLMAVPPPLGQQPPVSSLAQPHLSYSQSAPLVQTPLPVVAPPQLQYGQQQQTVATQVAPGHVQSVSQNPVPASIPEYVQHQQVLQTPVPSLPPNSAGVGAAPAMPVGQPQSIQPSVQSTAVQAQPAGAPSQPLGHGQPAMPPIAASGQVLNVGQPVNIQPATTQVTASLVQQSATPPSQVVPPSQPGIIQGIQASTSSLPQQLVIAPQSNLVTVQPQVQGAESIAQGITSQQLPPVSPLPTASSVPAANQVGSAVPPGISAAPTNLGPPQNIAQTSAIQNGNLVQSVSQPPLVATNINLPVTQQIPLSSTQFPTQSLTQSIGSQSEEARQSVEHSLVGGPQTLSGESSGGLASGSDGSGGALAASGSASLFPLKVLPLTTPLVDGEDESASPLPEVQGMILEPQIQPRPRRAFDVRGPLSPLNHWRQNIQLLERVGKNNKQISFNW